One window of the Lonchura striata isolate bLonStr1 chromosome 9, bLonStr1.mat, whole genome shotgun sequence genome contains the following:
- the TMEM53 gene encoding transmembrane protein 53 isoform X1 encodes MAARGPKGAALGPEPGHARGPKGAAVEPGHAREGSADTGPAQGQPVVILLGWAGCQDKYLAKYSAIYSQKGCTVIRYTAPWRMIFFSETFGIRSLQTPARRLLELLFDYSVENRPVLFHVFSNGGVMLYRYIVEALHTHEPFQNLRVAGTIFDSAPGRRNLRGALRALATVLASMNVLLKYFLLFTFASAAVVLRILLYPLTRFMHESHYDALLKAPSRWPELYLYSQADLIIKASEVQLMASARQQLGVPVKAVDFSDSAHVSHMRVYPTYYRSLCTTFLSDCVGASPP; translated from the exons ATGGCCGCCCGCGGGCCGAAGGGAGCCGCGCTGGGGCCGGAGCCGGGACACGCCCGCGGGCCGAAGGGAGCCGCGGTGGAGCCGGGACACGCCCGCG AAGGCAGTGCAGACACAgggcctgcccagggccagcctGTGGTGatcctcctgggctgggccggCTGCCAGGACAAATACCTGGCCAAGTACAGTGCAATCTACAGCCAGAAG GGGTGCACGGTCATCCGTTACACAGCTCCATGGAGGATGATATTCTTCTCTGAGACCTTTGGCATCAGATCCCTGCAGACGCCAGCCAGGCGACTCCTGGAGCTACTCTTTGACTACAGTGTTGAGAACAGACCGGTTCTTTTCCACGTTTTCAGCAATGGTGGTGTCATGCTGTACCGTTACATCGTCGAGGCGCTCCACACCCACGAGCCGTTCCAGAACCTCAGAGTAGCTGGCACCATTTTCGATAGCGCCCCCGGCAGGAGAAACTTGCGAGGAGCCCTTCGTGCCCTGGCAACTGTGCTGGCCTCCATGAACGTGCTGCTCAAGTATTTCCTGCTGTTCACGTTTGCCAGCGCGGCCGTGGTGCTGCGGATCCTGCTGTACCCCCTGACCCGCTTCATGCACGAGAGCCACTACGACGCCCTGCTGAAAGCGCCCTCGCGCTGGCCCGAGCTCTACCTCTACTCCCAGGCCGATCTCATAATCAAGGCCAGCGAGGTTCAGCTCATGGCCAGTGCCCGGCAGCAGCTCGGTGTTCCTGTCAAAGCTGTGGACTTCTCGGATTCGGCTCACGTCAGCCACATGCGGGTGTACCCCACCTACTACCGCAGCCTCTGCACGACCTTCCTGTCTGACTGTGTCGGGGCCTCACCTCCTTAG
- the TMEM53 gene encoding transmembrane protein 53 isoform X3 — MIFFSETFGIRSLQTPARRLLELLFDYSVENRPVLFHVFSNGGVMLYRYIVEALHTHEPFQNLRVAGTIFDSAPGRRNLRGALRALATVLASMNVLLKYFLLFTFASAAVVLRILLYPLTRFMHESHYDALLKAPSRWPELYLYSQADLIIKASEVQLMASARQQLGVPVKAVDFSDSAHVSHMRVYPTYYRSLCTTFLSDCVGASPP; from the coding sequence ATGATATTCTTCTCTGAGACCTTTGGCATCAGATCCCTGCAGACGCCAGCCAGGCGACTCCTGGAGCTACTCTTTGACTACAGTGTTGAGAACAGACCGGTTCTTTTCCACGTTTTCAGCAATGGTGGTGTCATGCTGTACCGTTACATCGTCGAGGCGCTCCACACCCACGAGCCGTTCCAGAACCTCAGAGTAGCTGGCACCATTTTCGATAGCGCCCCCGGCAGGAGAAACTTGCGAGGAGCCCTTCGTGCCCTGGCAACTGTGCTGGCCTCCATGAACGTGCTGCTCAAGTATTTCCTGCTGTTCACGTTTGCCAGCGCGGCCGTGGTGCTGCGGATCCTGCTGTACCCCCTGACCCGCTTCATGCACGAGAGCCACTACGACGCCCTGCTGAAAGCGCCCTCGCGCTGGCCCGAGCTCTACCTCTACTCCCAGGCCGATCTCATAATCAAGGCCAGCGAGGTTCAGCTCATGGCCAGTGCCCGGCAGCAGCTCGGTGTTCCTGTCAAAGCTGTGGACTTCTCGGATTCGGCTCACGTCAGCCACATGCGGGTGTACCCCACCTACTACCGCAGCCTCTGCACGACCTTCCTGTCTGACTGTGTCGGGGCCTCACCTCCTTAG
- the TMEM53 gene encoding transmembrane protein 53 isoform X2, translated as MAARGPKGAALGPEPGHARGPKGAAVEPGHARGSADTGPAQGQPVVILLGWAGCQDKYLAKYSAIYSQKGCTVIRYTAPWRMIFFSETFGIRSLQTPARRLLELLFDYSVENRPVLFHVFSNGGVMLYRYIVEALHTHEPFQNLRVAGTIFDSAPGRRNLRGALRALATVLASMNVLLKYFLLFTFASAAVVLRILLYPLTRFMHESHYDALLKAPSRWPELYLYSQADLIIKASEVQLMASARQQLGVPVKAVDFSDSAHVSHMRVYPTYYRSLCTTFLSDCVGASPP; from the exons ATGGCCGCCCGCGGGCCGAAGGGAGCCGCGCTGGGGCCGGAGCCGGGACACGCCCGCGGGCCGAAGGGAGCCGCGGTGGAGCCGGGACACGCCCGCG GCAGTGCAGACACAgggcctgcccagggccagcctGTGGTGatcctcctgggctgggccggCTGCCAGGACAAATACCTGGCCAAGTACAGTGCAATCTACAGCCAGAAG GGGTGCACGGTCATCCGTTACACAGCTCCATGGAGGATGATATTCTTCTCTGAGACCTTTGGCATCAGATCCCTGCAGACGCCAGCCAGGCGACTCCTGGAGCTACTCTTTGACTACAGTGTTGAGAACAGACCGGTTCTTTTCCACGTTTTCAGCAATGGTGGTGTCATGCTGTACCGTTACATCGTCGAGGCGCTCCACACCCACGAGCCGTTCCAGAACCTCAGAGTAGCTGGCACCATTTTCGATAGCGCCCCCGGCAGGAGAAACTTGCGAGGAGCCCTTCGTGCCCTGGCAACTGTGCTGGCCTCCATGAACGTGCTGCTCAAGTATTTCCTGCTGTTCACGTTTGCCAGCGCGGCCGTGGTGCTGCGGATCCTGCTGTACCCCCTGACCCGCTTCATGCACGAGAGCCACTACGACGCCCTGCTGAAAGCGCCCTCGCGCTGGCCCGAGCTCTACCTCTACTCCCAGGCCGATCTCATAATCAAGGCCAGCGAGGTTCAGCTCATGGCCAGTGCCCGGCAGCAGCTCGGTGTTCCTGTCAAAGCTGTGGACTTCTCGGATTCGGCTCACGTCAGCCACATGCGGGTGTACCCCACCTACTACCGCAGCCTCTGCACGACCTTCCTGTCTGACTGTGTCGGGGCCTCACCTCCTTAG